In the genome of Thermococcus sp. 21S7, the window CGGTTACGAGGAAGTAGGCAAGAACATGACCGCCGTAGAATACAACGGGGAAGTTGTTATAATCGATATGGGAATCCGGCTTGACCGCGTTCTCATCCATGAAGATGTCAACATCCAGCAGTTTCCAACGAAGGAACTCCAGAAGCTCGGTGCGATTCCTGACGATTCGTCGATAAGGAACAAGAAGGTTGTCGCCATAACCTTCACGCACGGTCACCTCGATCACATCGGCGCGGTTGCCAAGCTCGCTCCCCACTACCCTGACGTCCCGATATACGGCACACCCTACACGATAAAGCTCGCGAAGGGCGAGGTCAAGAGCGAGCAGTACTTCGAGGTCAAGAACCCGATGTACGAGACCGAGTACGGCGAGATAGTCCAGGTGAGTGAGAACCTGGCGATAGAGTTCGTCAGGATAACCCACTCCATTCCGCAGTCCTCCATGGTCGTCGTCCACACCCCTGAGGGTGCCGTCGTCCACACCGGCGACTTCAAGTTCGACAACAACAACCCGCTCGGGGAGAGGCCGGACTACAAGCGCCTGAGGGAGCTTGGGAAGGAAGGGGTTAAGGTTCTCATTCCCGAGTCCACACGCATAGAGCAGCCGACCAAAACGCCCAGTGAGGCGGTAGCTCAGATGCTCCTTGAGGACTTCTTCCTCTACGAGGGTATGGAGGCCGATGGGCTGATAGCGACGACTTTCGCCAGCCACATTGCCCGCCTTCAGGAGCTCATCTGGATAGCCAACAAGATGGGCAGGCAGGCGGTCCTGGTCGGCCGCTCGCTCGCCAAATACACGGGAATAGCCAAGCAGCTCGGCCTCATCAAGATGAAGG includes:
- a CDS encoding RNase J family beta-CASP ribonuclease, with protein sequence MIKIHTVSGYEEVGKNMTAVEYNGEVVIIDMGIRLDRVLIHEDVNIQQFPTKELQKLGAIPDDSSIRNKKVVAITFTHGHLDHIGAVAKLAPHYPDVPIYGTPYTIKLAKGEVKSEQYFEVKNPMYETEYGEIVQVSENLAIEFVRITHSIPQSSMVVVHTPEGAVVHTGDFKFDNNNPLGERPDYKRLRELGKEGVKVLIPESTRIEQPTKTPSEAVAQMLLEDFFLYEGMEADGLIATTFASHIARLQELIWIANKMGRQAVLVGRSLAKYTGIAKQLGLIKMKGAKAVRSPNAVRKVLKEVSGARENYLLIVTGHQGEPGAVLTRMANGELYDIGKRDTVVFSAGTIPNPLNRAQRYVLETKLKMRGVRMIKDLHVSGHASREDHRYLLRLLNPENIVPAHGDFRMLTHYAELAEEEGYLIGRDVFVSRNGYLVEIR